One Ictalurus furcatus strain D&B chromosome 22, Billie_1.0, whole genome shotgun sequence genomic window, atgaaaGATGCCTAAAACAGTGCTACAAGGAGAttggaaggacagctgatcgtccttgcagtggaaagttacatgtaaccatgtgtgtgCCCCCCCCTTAGGGAGAAAGAGTCCATCTATAATTTGGAAACTTTCAAGCCCAATGACCACAGCTTTTACATTCCCAACACTTTCACAGATGAGGAAGCACTTTCTCTGGTAACTATTGCACTACACTTAATTTTTAGGACATATAACATCATATAAAGTTCATTGTACACACAAGTGCAGGTACAGACTGATTTATGAAAGACGTGATCTAAAATCGTGGTCAGTAAACAGGAAAGGGTCAGGTGATGAGCAAACAACATAAACTAGGGCAAGCAATATCAAAAACATGTAAGTGTCAGCAAAGGTCAAATCCTCTCCTTTACCTCTTTGAATCCTTGAGGAACCCCATGAGAGAGGTCTGTTTTATCTTACTGGTACTCATACTTCTCACTGGTCTGGTCATTCCCTGGTCACACTGTCTTTCGGATGCCTGTGTTAGTCAAATCATTAAAATGAGCTAGTTACAGAAACTAACTATTACACAACCATTGgagacagatgtgtgtgtgtgtgtgtgtgtctggattccttgcatgttctccccgtgctgcgggggtttcctcccccagtccaaagacatgcatggtaggcggattggtgtttctaaagtgtccgtagtgtatgaatcaCTTCGCCCGGGGGCCATCGTCAGTCGTCTTAActcagtcttgccactggatcatggcGGTCACCGGGATGTGagagtgaggccgatgctgcgcaagtcttcctccctttaatccaattcacgcACAAATTGAgtcccagtttgtgttctccataatggaggcggAAATGGAAACCTCAGTCTTCGTCGAAATCGACGGATGAACTCCTGTGTGTCTGGATTCCTATCTGGCTGATAGTTGGCTTGGTAGGTAgctactagctagctagctgcacATCACCTTCAACCATCATAACTCTTCGTTCTCTCtctgctagctagcttgttagaccagctagctagctgataACAACACAGCTGGCTAGCAAACAGTTTAATAGATAACGTTCCATTCCATTCGAGAAAACTGGAATTATCGAAATCTTTTTCAAGTAAATTAAATAACGCTAGTTTGTTCCAACACTAGTTACATCTTTAGGTCTCTGTTCTCAACAATGCACACTTGCGTTCGGTTGTCGGCTAGTCGTCGCCACAAACACGTTCGTTCTGAGCAAGCTAGCTAGTGAGGGTCATGCCAACTGACGTGAGTCCAACTGACGTGCATGCGTGCGTCGTGCAGATCAATGCAGGAAGAGGAGACTCCAATCGGGGCCTAATTCAATTTTGATTAAATGTTATAAGTTAGCTGTATTCTAAGGAGCATTGTTAGAAAATAAGAtacaatacacaaaaaaaatctatcaaaaaaaaagaggaaaaacataTGTGGCATTAATTAATTCTCTCTCACCTACGTAATAACCCATAACATCTGGCCatgtcttctttatttttatctggAAACTTGGTGGTGTTTCATGTCAGATGATTAACAAGGCATCCTGAGGCGAGCACTGCCCATGGATCAGTACAAACACTActgaatcatttcagttttataaacctacataaaaAACTGACCGGAGAACAGTTAAaactagaccggtacatttcctgaagaaaacgtgagtggtgcttgccgcTGTGAAACCGGGacggggcgccaatactttcgagagccggtcAGACAGGCTGCCTATACTGTTTACAGCCGGCAGTGTAGGGGGGATAATGCTTTTTAGAGCCGACTGCAGGAGAACAATAGTGCTATTCAAGCaccattaattatatattaaacacTGGTTCACCTGGAGATTAGCACCCCCTAGCGGCGAACCGTCAACATTTCAAAACAGTAATGACGTAACGAAGCCCCGTTTGCTGAAATCACGTGACTTGCCCAATGTGATACACTAGCCGAACCACTGTTTCGAAGCAGAAGATTCGTAAAAGCTTCATGAAGCAGTGTTTTGAAATCATCCATTACTAGTACACACCATCGCACAGTCGAAACTAGATCTCGGGGAATTCACTTTCATAGGTAACGGTTCTTTCTGCTTGTATTTGGTCGGTATAAAATATACTGACAGCCAACTAGcttataatttatattataaactaaatTGCTAATAATCGAAATTTTCATCTATACTGACTCCAAACAGCACCACAGCATTCAGTTCTAGTAAGTTTGGAAGTagcattgatttattttttaaataatattatgtaaCAAACAGTAATGTAAATATATGCTGCAGATCATTTAATTAGTTTGGTGTTACATTTTCAGTTACTGTAAAGGGCTTTAAAACTGCTGACATAAAATGTAGCAAAACAATTGGCAGTTCtaaacaattacaaaacaaCATTAACTTCATCAATACAAGTTTACATTTGATCTGATCCTTAACAATACCTCATTACTATTAAAAttcctgaaataaaaacacaggtaTACACTTCAttcaaaaagacaagaaaagaaaTTGCTTTTTCAAATGCAAAGCTGGCTCCTGCAATCCAGTCAAAATAATACAGAAGTAACTTGGTGAGTCAACTGGTGACCTGGtgagggtcatgggcgcccaaggctcagtGATGTGCGTGGGGAGAAAAGGCTAACCCGGCTGGttcaatcccacagaagagctactgtagtacaaataagtgaaaatgttaatgcttatagaaaggagtcagaacacacagatcACAGTTTGCTGTGTATGGACACGGGTAGCCACAGACTGGTCAGAGCGCCCACGCTGACCCCTGTACACGGTCCTAGCATTCATGTGGaagttactttgacatgtacctcCTACATAAACATTGTAAACTTCATGGTGACAGTAGTCACTAATGTTAgcgtcctctttcagcaggataatgctccctgacacagtgcaaaaactgttcaggaacggtttgaggaacacgacaaagagttcaaggtgttgatttggcctccaaattccccagatctcaatccgattgagcgtctgtgggatgttctgtacaaacaagtctgatccatggaggccccacctcacaacttacaggacataAAGGATCTGCAGCTAACGTCTTGGTTCCAGATACCTCAGCCCACCTTCAGAGCTCTTATGGAGTCTATACCTCGACAGTCACAGCTGTTTTGGCTGCATAAGGCagatctacacaatattagctaggtagttttaatgttaaggCTGATTGGTGTGCATGTAGGactataaaagtataaaaatacaataatttaGCTTCaacaacactttaaaaaaaaaaaaaaggctagaaGCAATAGTTATCAATAAGGGGTAAACGCTACTGGAGGTCAGAAGATGTTAGATTTCCATTGTACCTCAGGAATTATAGATTAGTTgtaagagagtacatgatataagagaactTCCTTTCAGAAGACATATgtgaagaaataataaataagaaaaaaaaaaacgtttccaTGATAAACACTAGTTTAACAAATATAAGCTACAGATATACATATGCATCAAATGATTCAGACTCAGGACACACTTGAAGTCCTAATTTTCAAGTAGCAGCCAAAAGAACATCCGAACAATATTGCACTTTTTCAGCTCAGCCTTTGGATATTTCCCCAAATAGATCGAGGAGGTCAAAACAAGTGAGTTTGTTCATATTCATTAGCAGCTTGAACAACTTCAGATAAGATAAATACTTTAGAAACTTCATGGAATACATTAGTGCATTTCTTTGTACAAAACAAGACATATGACCACAAAATAGAAAGACTGTCCTGCTTTCCATTGAAGGAATAAATCTTCATCTAACTCCCTTAAAGACATAAAGACTGGCTGCTTTTCTTGCTATAAGCACCATCACTGAGAAGTGTTACTCCAAAACCTGGCAAGAACAgattcacaataaaaaaaagctccTCAATCCAAATACAAGAACAAAGTCTTACAAGATTACCCActggaatttgtgtgtgtgtgtgtgtacacggtCACCCTTAATCGCTACACTCcatctccctcctcctctctcctagaaaaacagacacaaagAAACACCATCAGCTCTGAGCTGAGAGTTAATGTTAGCACAGGCTTTTCTctgaaacataaaaatattccaAGTTAAAATTTCATCTAAACATTACAAGTAAATTAAGTATTTCAATAATACTTAAAATTGAATCATCAAAAAGGTACACTTGTAGCAGTTCTGTGAAACAGGTCATCATAAAAACTACTGTATTTGACCGatactcaccgtccactttattaggatcgctctttacaaccgtggagagcagaaaagcatctccgaacacacaacacatcaaaccttgaggtggatggactacaacagcagaagaccacatcaggttccactcctgtcagcaaagaacaggaatccgagaggcacagactcacccacaCTGGATGAAGaatggaaaaagaccaggagatcccccccccaatcttcaactgtccactttaaatgagcctgtgcccatgatagccttggactcctgttcttggctgacaggagaggaatccactgtggtcttctgctgctggaGTCCacccacctcaaggtttgatgttttgtgcattctgagatgtttttctgctcaccacggctaTAAAGAGTGATcgtaataaagtggacagtgagtgtacataAGAATGGAACTAAACTTTCCAAGACAACgtgttaaatccaaatacatcTAAATCGGTTCTTTGAAAACTTCCACCTTCCTCCACTTACGAGACTTCCACATGAGACCAACAACGAAACCAGCGATGGCAGTCTTCACTCCACCTGGTCATTCTTCTTCCAGATAAAAATCGCAGCAACACCAACAAGACAAACATGGATGTAGTGACAGAGACTCCACCAGGGATGATGACATTCTGTACTCCACCTGTTAAATCAGCAGAGAGACTAAATTATCTGCTGACGTAGCATCATACACAGTGGTATCTGCACTAATCCATCATCTTACACAATCTGTACTTTCTGATATGCTGTTGATTTACACCGACACATCCTCCTACATACTGCACATGTAAATACAGTACTACAGACTTCAATACTGTATTTACTAGAATTGCATTGCCTCCCTGTTTTGCACCAACACAACATTTACATacttatactgtgtgtgtgtgtctcacaaaagtgagtacacccctcacatttgtgtaaatatttgatgatatcttttcatgtgacaacactgaagaaatgacactttactacaatgtaaagtagtgagtgtacagcttgtgtaacagtgtaaatttgctgtcccctcaaaataactcacagccattaatgtctaaaccgctggcaacaaaagtgagcacacccctaagtgaaaatgtgaggggtgtactcacttttgtgagattctatctatctatctatctatataaaaTTCttgtgttatatactgtataatcttAATGAAGGAGTGTGTTATTAGTGGGGTCACTATCAGATGTGCTGTTGTGAAGGAGTGTCGGTAAAAATTTGGTCTAAAAATTACTACAACAAAAATTGCTGTACAGACATGTAAaaaagtgtgtggtgtgtttgacCTACATGAACTTTAACTGAATAAACTTTACAAGACAACGTGTCAATATCAGGTTAGTGTCTGGTCTGAACTCCAAACATCTCTAAATCTGTTCTCTGAAAACTTCGCATCTGCCTCTTCCACTTCTTACCAGAGTTGTTGTTATTGCAGATAAGAAATCCAACACCACTGGCAATGAGAACCAGGACTACAATAATGCCAATGACGACCAGCACTCCACCTGACCCTCCATCTGTTAAATCAGCACAGAAATTTTATTATCTGTTCCATCAATAAATCATCTTTCAGTGTAAATCTGTAGTTTATTAGGACCTTTTGGTACTTCTAGCACCATCTCCTTCTTCAAGCTGCTGTGCTGAATCACACAGGTGTAGGTGTGTTTCTGCAGATCCTCAGCTGAGACTGTCAGAATGCTTCTCTTCTGGAAGCTTCCATCCTGGTTGGGTAACGTCTCTCTGAGCTCCACGTCCTCATGCACGTCCTCTCCGTCCTTCTGCCAGGTGATCATCACTGTTTTGGGGAAGAAACCTGTAGCATGACACACCACCTCTGGAGAAGAGTGTTTCTGGAACACTGACGCTATAGGATGAACTGCAGAGACACATGGAAGTAaagataaatattaaaacactcggatttatttattaataaatgagaaGGAAAAGTGCTTTATATGGAACTAAGTTTGGTTAGAAGTGCATCATATTTTGCCTAAGTGAAATTAAGTTATTGGTCATGTGATCAGAATTTTCTGGCTACAAGAATGCACGATTAGCTTTCTActcaaaatgagaaataaatactgaaatactTAAAAACTGATGTAGAGGTGATAAAGTGCTATACATGCTATTATATACTGGGAGGTATCGGTCtgtgtgttatagtgaagtagtgttagtgtgtatacaTTCATTatacattagtgtgtgtgtgtgtaataagctGCAGTTACAGTAACAGAGCAAATCACACACTTTACCTTTCCTCTCCAGAGTCTCTCTGCCATAAGACACAAACTTCTGTAACTGATCAATACAATCATTCTCCAGGAAGTTCTTCCAATATCTAGTATAACCATTAGCATCCCACTTCTGTGCAATTGTCCTCGCATTATCATTAGCTACAGTCCACGTGGCATTTAAGACATTAAAACCCATGAAATCTTCTCCATCATAACTGTACTGATCGTATCTTCTTGTGGTGTTGTCATCATGAAGCTCACAGCCGTAAATcctctgtagtgtatgaattcctacacacagagagagtacAGGATTCACTCAATTGCAATTGGGTTGAGACAAAAAGTATGCAAACACAGGCCTCCTAGCTTTGCACTTAAACAAGTTTATCCATCTTTtactagcacacacacacgcatgtttTCACCAGTTACATATAGTGAACTAAATGTACCCTACCAAACCTCTCTCAGATCTGGGCCACTACAGAGCTACTGTTTAGAGCCTGAATCACAGGTAAAATGAGGACACTCAAGTGCCTGCTAGGGACCTGAGAGCTGTTTGTTTAGGGTTTGCACAAGGCCAACAGAACCTATAGTACGTCAACACTGAAACAAGAAGTCAGGTTACGGCACTTAAGAGTGATCTGGATGTGCAATTCTCATTTCTGATACCTCTGTCCATTTATTCTGGGCTTCTTTGGCCAAAGGCCCACAAAGCAACCACAGCACATCTTAGTTTTTGCAGGGTTGATTAACATGTGTCCAACAGCAAGGTTTGGGCCAATCACACTGTGTGTCATCCATTAATCAGATAGTCAAAGAGCCATCCTGCAGTCTAGCCTGGGGGTCTCAAAGCAATGCCATTCTTAAAAGTGGGTCACACCACTGGTCTAGACCGCCGTTGCTACaatagaatgatcattttattgtgcagtgctgtgaaaaagtattttcaggGTTTCCGCAGAGCATTGAAAAGCATTAAAATTcattaaagggtcatgaaaccccCCTCATTCAGCTTAAGTCTACCGCTcaatgtttttggaaaatgcagtttaaatgggcatggatggctgtgggaagaagggagggggagcgggcgtggcagggaaaggcaggagaggaagagggacagagccttcagaacactcacaataaagatgAATAGTGATAAAAGGTTTGAAGATGAGGCAGACGACTTCTCCTGAATCAacagggctaaatggagacacaatagaAAGCAGTGCATGTCCTCAGTCCTATCTATTTAAACCGTTAGCCCCTGgcgtgactatggaggaaaacaaaacaaaaccggaGGCAGTGCAGAAGGAGAAGTGTcggaatggtagctagctaataggcttgagcttttcacaaataaaagggTGAAAGCTCTTCCCTTCAACACGGACCGCACGaaagtttagtgtttcatgacgcttTAAATGAATTTAGCAAAAATTAAGGCCTTAAATGGCATTAAAAAGCATAATTTTATTCCTACACATAAAAATTTTTAGAtagttttgaagaaaaaattaaatgacCAACTTATTTTCAATATAGCCTTCATAATTAATAACTTCGATTTGCTGTTGTGAAATATGTACATTGGTGTGAAACACAGAACCAGTTTGGTAATTGCCTCAGGCCTGGTCAGGAGTAAAACTTAGAGCAGAGAAAGTAAATTCCATAAAGAAATGTGGAAGTGCAAACTCCAGCAAAAGTGGCTGGAAGACGAAGAATTTAGGACATGGTTGTAGCCcgttggaggtcaacatggaGAAAGACTTTGCAGAGtttgtaaaaaattatttaagctAGTTACAGTGGGTGTCAACGCTGTTAAAGCTCAAATGCCGTCTGATAGCCACAAATCGTCTGTAAAAGGCAGGCCGCAATTAACTACGTTTAGTTACTTTGCCATGAACGACAAAGTAACCTCTTCAGCTACTACACCACCACAAACACCAGAACTGCTGCTGCAGTGACCAGTGCTTCCAGCAGAGCCGCTACCGAAGGAAAATCGAGCGACCTTCCAGCAGGGTTTGGTTCGACTGTGACACTGTAGGCGGAGGTGCTCTGGTGTCTGAACACGGCAGTGCAGCACCACTCATACACATCCAGTGAAGGTGTTGGAGTCGTTCCTTCACTGTACAGACTGACAGAATTTGTGGTTATAGTTGAAGGAGATCCCGTGTATTCTATGGCAGTACAATTCACACAAACTAAAACTTAATGGCTTCTTTCCAGTCATGGCCTGATCCTTCTGCATGTCAAGCATTCAACATCTGGATGATTTGGTACTTtgttaaatacatttgaatCCATCTCCAAaaatttttttgccattttaagCAGTCTCATGAGATATTTCTAATTCAGTTCAGTGTGACAGCTTATTTAAATTCTGTAGATTTTCTCAAATATCAAAGATCATCATTGTCAAATTGAATGGTTACGATTCAGAATTtgggtgtttaaaaaaaaaaatcatcatagaTAGACAGAGGTCGTGGTTAGTCATGTATggtagtaattttttttttttaaaggcattaaATTCGATTTGATGATACCTGCAGAAAccctgatttattctgttttttttgtatatcttagggctgcatgattaatcgaatattgatcttgatatacacaaaaacaggagaaaatcaggatggggcaaatactttttcacagcactgtattctATTAAGCATATAGGCAAAGTCAGGAGGTTTGAGTGGTTCTTGATGAGGGTGAACACTTCCCTGCTAAGCTAATCAGTATTTGCCTGACGTCTTTCCACTCGGGTTTGTTATAGAGATCATTAATGCCTCGAGGTATCAGACGCAAGTCTAACACTTAGACTAATTTTCAGCTGATAAAACTGGCATCAGAACAGTGGGTTGTAGGTTTAATGAACAGTTACCTCAGGATGCTTTCTTAACCAAATGTCACC contains:
- the LOC128599191 gene encoding major histocompatibility complex class I-related gene protein, which gives rise to MILFLFLFLYCFFYASADVHMLNYFYTAVPAGINFPEFIAFAVFDEEPIMCYKNSNSGALDISKWIENCETENYWKSLMQDMQNNQDNFNKTFVTVLNGFNHGKGIHTLQRIYGCELHDDNTTRRYDQYSYDGEDFMGFNVLNATWTVANDNARTIAQKWDANGYTRYWKNFLENDCIDQLQKFVSYGRETLERKVHPIASVFQKHSSPEVVCHATGFFPKTVMITWQKDGEDVHEDVELRETLPNQDGSFQKRSILTVSAEDLQKHTYTCVIQHSSLKKEMVLEVPKDGGSGGVLVVIGIIVVLVLIASGVGFLICNNNNSGGVQNVIIPGGVSVTTSMFVLLVLLRFLSGRRMTRWSEDCHRWFRCWSHVEVSREEEGDGV